In Citrus sinensis cultivar Valencia sweet orange chromosome 4, DVS_A1.0, whole genome shotgun sequence, one DNA window encodes the following:
- the LOC107177821 gene encoding uncharacterized protein LOC107177821 isoform X5 codes for MVKDGKNCAFLNHVGKDPNSSHKKAEKSCEDLMRQSQHLPQRNEELKRAQAADIEYMISIDELESGRGLNQIGTLQRPGDTRWSSRFRSVSNLITMFSATCSVLLNIIEDGTNAFQRGDADAAYEAMTSFEFVFILHLMKEIMAITDILCQALQSKSQDILHAMHLVSSTKALIQKFRDYGWITLLNQVKSFCEVRNIDIPEMNAQYVARQGRARRQEDNFTVAEHYRVNLFYAVIDCQLQELSSRFNEHAVQLLILSSALDPRECRESFRIGDVCQLADKFYPADFTDVDKMNLKIQLEHYEYNVVQHPEFKSLSTISDLSQWLVSTRKATIFPLVYRIIVLVLTLPVSTATTERSFSAMRIVKTRLRNKMEDEFLTDSLIMYIEREIAEKLSIESIVNEFRDMKERRIPF; via the exons ATG GTTAAAGATGGGAAAAATTGTGCCTTCCTTAATCATGTGGGAAAGGATCCGAATTCATCGCATAAAAAGGCTGAAAAATCATGTGAGGATTTGATGAGGCAATCTCAGCATCTGCCACAG CGCAATGAAGAACTGAAACGTGCTCAAGCTGCTGACATTGAGTACATGATTTCCATTGATGAGCTTGAGAGTGGGAGAGGGCTTAATCAAATTGGCACTTTACAAAGGCCTGGGGATACTCGATGGAGTTCTCGCTTCAGGTCAGTCTCCAATTTAATAACAATGTTCAGTGCAACATGTTCTGTTCTACTTAATATCATTGAAGATGGCACTAATGCTTTCCAACGAGGAGATGCTGATGCTGCATATGAGGCAATGACTAGTTTTGAGTTTGTTTTTATCTTGCACCTCATGAAAGAAATTATGGCAATCACTGATATACTTTGCCAAGCTTTGCAATCTAAATCTCAAGATATTTTACATGCTATGCATCTTGTTTCATCAACTAAAGCACTTATACAGAAATTTAGAGATTATGGGTGGATTACTTTGCTTAACCAAGTGAAATCATTTTGTGAGGTTAGAAATATAGATATTCCAGAAATGAATGCTCAGTATGTTGCAAGACAAGGTCGAGCTCGGCGTCAAGAAGATAACTTCACTGTTGCTGAACATTATAgggtaaatttgttttatgctGTTATAGATTGCCAATTACAAGAGTTAAGTAGTCGATTTAATGAACATGCAGTGCAATTGCTTATACTTAGTTCAGCACTTGATCCTCGTGAATGTAGGGAGTCATTTAGAATTGGTGATGTTTGTCAATTGGCTGACAAGTTTTATCCAGCAGATTTTACAGACGttgataaaatgaatttaaaaatccaactTGAGCATTATGAGTATAATGTAGTTCAACATCCAGAGTTCAAAAGTTTGTCGACCATTTCTGACTTGAGCCAATGGTTGGTTAGTACTAGAAAAGCAACAATATTCCCCCTTGTCTATAGAATAATTGTTCTTGTGCTAACTCTTCCAGTGTCTACTGCAACTACAGAACGATCATTTTCGGCTATGCGTATAGTAAAGACAAGACTTCGCAATAAAATGGAGGATGAATTTCTTACAGATTCATTGATTATGTACATTGAAAGGGAAATTGcagaaaaattaagtattgAATCAATAGTCAACGAGTTTCGAGATATGAAAGAACGTCGTATTCCATTTTAA
- the LOC107177821 gene encoding uncharacterized protein LOC107177821 isoform X7 — translation MMVQVTCGRNEELKRAQAADIEYMISIDELESGRGLNQIGTLQRPGDTRWSSRFRSVSNLITMFSATCSVLLNIIEDGTNAFQRGDADAAYEAMTSFEFVFILHLMKEIMAITDILCQALQSKSQDILHAMHLVSSTKALIQKFRDYGWITLLNQVKSFCEVRNIDIPEMNAQYVARQGRARRQEDNFTVAEHYRVNLFYAVIDCQLQELSSRFNEHAVQLLILSSALDPRECRESFRIGDVCQLADKFYPADFTDVDKMNLKIQLEHYEYNVVQHPEFKSLSTISDLSQWLVSTRKATIFPLVYRIIVLVLTLPVSTATTERSFSAMRIVKTRLRNKMEDEFLTDSLIMYIEREIAEKLSIESIVNEFRDMKERRIPF, via the exons ATGATGGTGCAAGTAACATGCGGG CGCAATGAAGAACTGAAACGTGCTCAAGCTGCTGACATTGAGTACATGATTTCCATTGATGAGCTTGAGAGTGGGAGAGGGCTTAATCAAATTGGCACTTTACAAAGGCCTGGGGATACTCGATGGAGTTCTCGCTTCAGGTCAGTCTCCAATTTAATAACAATGTTCAGTGCAACATGTTCTGTTCTACTTAATATCATTGAAGATGGCACTAATGCTTTCCAACGAGGAGATGCTGATGCTGCATATGAGGCAATGACTAGTTTTGAGTTTGTTTTTATCTTGCACCTCATGAAAGAAATTATGGCAATCACTGATATACTTTGCCAAGCTTTGCAATCTAAATCTCAAGATATTTTACATGCTATGCATCTTGTTTCATCAACTAAAGCACTTATACAGAAATTTAGAGATTATGGGTGGATTACTTTGCTTAACCAAGTGAAATCATTTTGTGAGGTTAGAAATATAGATATTCCAGAAATGAATGCTCAGTATGTTGCAAGACAAGGTCGAGCTCGGCGTCAAGAAGATAACTTCACTGTTGCTGAACATTATAgggtaaatttgttttatgctGTTATAGATTGCCAATTACAAGAGTTAAGTAGTCGATTTAATGAACATGCAGTGCAATTGCTTATACTTAGTTCAGCACTTGATCCTCGTGAATGTAGGGAGTCATTTAGAATTGGTGATGTTTGTCAATTGGCTGACAAGTTTTATCCAGCAGATTTTACAGACGttgataaaatgaatttaaaaatccaactTGAGCATTATGAGTATAATGTAGTTCAACATCCAGAGTTCAAAAGTTTGTCGACCATTTCTGACTTGAGCCAATGGTTGGTTAGTACTAGAAAAGCAACAATATTCCCCCTTGTCTATAGAATAATTGTTCTTGTGCTAACTCTTCCAGTGTCTACTGCAACTACAGAACGATCATTTTCGGCTATGCGTATAGTAAAGACAAGACTTCGCAATAAAATGGAGGATGAATTTCTTACAGATTCATTGATTATGTACATTGAAAGGGAAATTGcagaaaaattaagtattgAATCAATAGTCAACGAGTTTCGAGATATGAAAGAACGTCGTATTCCATTTTAA
- the LOC107177821 gene encoding uncharacterized protein LOC107177821 isoform X1, with amino-acid sequence MSKPSKIDQYFKRKNAEANTKSPNIENSQVSLTNSPNFRNPPLKAQRIETNPVITQLLERDPGLRPQIWVHDVNQRDEIRRAYIMAGPYQPRLSEYPKSGPEKHRRRFQSSWFDSFPSWLEYSPIKDAAFCLPCYLFNTPSAHPKCKAYTVNGFNVWRKVKDGKNCAFLNHVGKDPNSSHKKAEKSCEDLMRQSQHLPQRNEELKRAQAADIEYMISIDELESGRGLNQIGTLQRPGDTRWSSRFRSVSNLITMFSATCSVLLNIIEDGTNAFQRGDADAAYEAMTSFEFVFILHLMKEIMAITDILCQALQSKSQDILHAMHLVSSTKALIQKFRDYGWITLLNQVKSFCEVRNIDIPEMNAQYVARQGRARRQEDNFTVAEHYRVNLFYAVIDCQLQELSSRFNEHAVQLLILSSALDPRECRESFRIGDVCQLADKFYPADFTDVDKMNLKIQLEHYEYNVVQHPEFKSLSTISDLSQWLVSTRKATIFPLVYRIIVLVLTLPVSTATTERSFSAMRIVKTRLRNKMEDEFLTDSLIMYIEREIAEKLSIESIVNEFRDMKERRIPF; translated from the exons ATGAGTAAGCCATCAAAAATTGATCAATacttcaaaaggaaaaatgcaGAAGCCAATACCAAATCtccaaatattgaaaattcaCAAGTCTCACTTACCAATTCaccaaattttagaaatcCACCTTTAAAAGCTCAAAGAATTGAGACAAATCCAGTTATTACTCAACTTTTGGAGCGTGATCCAGGGTTGCGTCCACAAATATGGGTTCATGATGTTAATCAACGGGATGAAATTCGTAGAGCATACATAATGGCCGGTCCATATCAACCAAGACTTTCAGAGTATCCCAAATCTGGACCAGAAAAGCACCGTCGTCGTTTTCAATCTTCATGGTTCGATTCTTTTCCTTCTTGGTTGGAATATTCACCTATAAAAGATGCTGCTTTTTGTCTACCATGTTATCTCTTTAATAcaccatctgcacatccaaaATGTAAGGCTTATACTGTTAATGGGTTTAATGTCTGGAGAAAGGTTAAAGATGGGAAAAATTGTGCCTTCCTTAATCATGTGGGAAAGGATCCGAATTCATCGCATAAAAAGGCTGAAAAATCATGTGAGGATTTGATGAGGCAATCTCAGCATCTGCCACAG CGCAATGAAGAACTGAAACGTGCTCAAGCTGCTGACATTGAGTACATGATTTCCATTGATGAGCTTGAGAGTGGGAGAGGGCTTAATCAAATTGGCACTTTACAAAGGCCTGGGGATACTCGATGGAGTTCTCGCTTCAGGTCAGTCTCCAATTTAATAACAATGTTCAGTGCAACATGTTCTGTTCTACTTAATATCATTGAAGATGGCACTAATGCTTTCCAACGAGGAGATGCTGATGCTGCATATGAGGCAATGACTAGTTTTGAGTTTGTTTTTATCTTGCACCTCATGAAAGAAATTATGGCAATCACTGATATACTTTGCCAAGCTTTGCAATCTAAATCTCAAGATATTTTACATGCTATGCATCTTGTTTCATCAACTAAAGCACTTATACAGAAATTTAGAGATTATGGGTGGATTACTTTGCTTAACCAAGTGAAATCATTTTGTGAGGTTAGAAATATAGATATTCCAGAAATGAATGCTCAGTATGTTGCAAGACAAGGTCGAGCTCGGCGTCAAGAAGATAACTTCACTGTTGCTGAACATTATAgggtaaatttgttttatgctGTTATAGATTGCCAATTACAAGAGTTAAGTAGTCGATTTAATGAACATGCAGTGCAATTGCTTATACTTAGTTCAGCACTTGATCCTCGTGAATGTAGGGAGTCATTTAGAATTGGTGATGTTTGTCAATTGGCTGACAAGTTTTATCCAGCAGATTTTACAGACGttgataaaatgaatttaaaaatccaactTGAGCATTATGAGTATAATGTAGTTCAACATCCAGAGTTCAAAAGTTTGTCGACCATTTCTGACTTGAGCCAATGGTTGGTTAGTACTAGAAAAGCAACAATATTCCCCCTTGTCTATAGAATAATTGTTCTTGTGCTAACTCTTCCAGTGTCTACTGCAACTACAGAACGATCATTTTCGGCTATGCGTATAGTAAAGACAAGACTTCGCAATAAAATGGAGGATGAATTTCTTACAGATTCATTGATTATGTACATTGAAAGGGAAATTGcagaaaaattaagtattgAATCAATAGTCAACGAGTTTCGAGATATGAAAGAACGTCGTATTCCATTTTAA
- the LOC107177821 gene encoding uncharacterized protein LOC107177821 isoform X8 codes for MSKPSKIDQYFKRKNAEANTKSPNIENSQVSLTNSPNFRNPPLKAQRIETNPVITQLLERDPGLRPQIWVHDVNQRDEIRRAYIMAGPYQPRLSEYPKSGPEKHRRRFQSSWFDSFPSWLEYSPIKDAAFCLPCYLFNTPSAHPKCKAYTVNGFNVWRKVKDGKNCAFLNHVGKDPNSSHKKAEKSCEDLMRQSQHLPQRNEELKRAQAADIEYMISIDELESGRGLNQIGTLQRPGDTRWSSRFRNIDIPEMNAQYVARQGRARRQEDNFTVAEHYRNDHFRLCV; via the exons ATGAGTAAGCCATCAAAAATTGATCAATacttcaaaaggaaaaatgcaGAAGCCAATACCAAATCtccaaatattgaaaattcaCAAGTCTCACTTACCAATTCaccaaattttagaaatcCACCTTTAAAAGCTCAAAGAATTGAGACAAATCCAGTTATTACTCAACTTTTGGAGCGTGATCCAGGGTTGCGTCCACAAATATGGGTTCATGATGTTAATCAACGGGATGAAATTCGTAGAGCATACATAATGGCCGGTCCATATCAACCAAGACTTTCAGAGTATCCCAAATCTGGACCAGAAAAGCACCGTCGTCGTTTTCAATCTTCATGGTTCGATTCTTTTCCTTCTTGGTTGGAATATTCACCTATAAAAGATGCTGCTTTTTGTCTACCATGTTATCTCTTTAATAcaccatctgcacatccaaaATGTAAGGCTTATACTGTTAATGGGTTTAATGTCTGGAGAAAGGTTAAAGATGGGAAAAATTGTGCCTTCCTTAATCATGTGGGAAAGGATCCGAATTCATCGCATAAAAAGGCTGAAAAATCATGTGAGGATTTGATGAGGCAATCTCAGCATCTGCCACAG CGCAATGAAGAACTGAAACGTGCTCAAGCTGCTGACATTGAGTACATGATTTCCATTGATGAGCTTGAGAGTGGGAGAGGGCTTAATCAAATTGGCACTTTACAAAGGCCTGGGGATACTCGATGGAGTTCTCGCTTCAG AAATATAGATATTCCAGAAATGAATGCTCAGTATGTTGCAAGACAAGGTCGAGCTCGGCGTCAAGAAGATAACTTCACTGTTGCTGAACATTATAgg AACGATCATTTTCGGCTATGCGTATAG
- the LOC107177821 gene encoding uncharacterized protein LOC107177821 isoform X6 produces the protein MSKPSKIDQYFKRKNAEANTKSPNIENSQVSLTNSPNFRNPPLKAQRIETNPVITQLLERDPGLRPQIWVHDVNQRDEIRRAYIMAGPYQPRLSEYPKSGPEKHRRRFQSSWFDSFPSWLEYSPIKDAAFCLPCYLFNTPSAHPKCKAYTVNGFNVWRKVKDGKNCAFLNHVGKDPNSSHKKAEKSCEDLMRQSQHLPQRNEELKRAQAADIEYMISIDELESGRGLNQIGTLQRPGDTRWSSRFRSVSNLITMFSATCSVLLNIIEDGTNAFQRGDADAAYEAMTSFEFVFILHLMKEIMAITDILCQALQSKSQDILHAMHLVSSTKALIQKFRDYGWITLLNQVKSFCEVRNIDIPEMNAQYVARQGRARRQEDNFTVAEHYRNDHFRLCV, from the exons ATGAGTAAGCCATCAAAAATTGATCAATacttcaaaaggaaaaatgcaGAAGCCAATACCAAATCtccaaatattgaaaattcaCAAGTCTCACTTACCAATTCaccaaattttagaaatcCACCTTTAAAAGCTCAAAGAATTGAGACAAATCCAGTTATTACTCAACTTTTGGAGCGTGATCCAGGGTTGCGTCCACAAATATGGGTTCATGATGTTAATCAACGGGATGAAATTCGTAGAGCATACATAATGGCCGGTCCATATCAACCAAGACTTTCAGAGTATCCCAAATCTGGACCAGAAAAGCACCGTCGTCGTTTTCAATCTTCATGGTTCGATTCTTTTCCTTCTTGGTTGGAATATTCACCTATAAAAGATGCTGCTTTTTGTCTACCATGTTATCTCTTTAATAcaccatctgcacatccaaaATGTAAGGCTTATACTGTTAATGGGTTTAATGTCTGGAGAAAGGTTAAAGATGGGAAAAATTGTGCCTTCCTTAATCATGTGGGAAAGGATCCGAATTCATCGCATAAAAAGGCTGAAAAATCATGTGAGGATTTGATGAGGCAATCTCAGCATCTGCCACAG CGCAATGAAGAACTGAAACGTGCTCAAGCTGCTGACATTGAGTACATGATTTCCATTGATGAGCTTGAGAGTGGGAGAGGGCTTAATCAAATTGGCACTTTACAAAGGCCTGGGGATACTCGATGGAGTTCTCGCTTCAGGTCAGTCTCCAATTTAATAACAATGTTCAGTGCAACATGTTCTGTTCTACTTAATATCATTGAAGATGGCACTAATGCTTTCCAACGAGGAGATGCTGATGCTGCATATGAGGCAATGACTAGTTTTGAGTTTGTTTTTATCTTGCACCTCATGAAAGAAATTATGGCAATCACTGATATACTTTGCCAAGCTTTGCAATCTAAATCTCAAGATATTTTACATGCTATGCATCTTGTTTCATCAACTAAAGCACTTATACAGAAATTTAGAGATTATGGGTGGATTACTTTGCTTAACCAAGTGAAATCATTTTGTGAGGTTAGAAATATAGATATTCCAGAAATGAATGCTCAGTATGTTGCAAGACAAGGTCGAGCTCGGCGTCAAGAAGATAACTTCACTGTTGCTGAACATTATAgg AACGATCATTTTCGGCTATGCGTATAG
- the LOC107177821 gene encoding uncharacterized protein LOC107177821 isoform X2, with the protein MAVVLRFVDKDGFVRERFFGLVHVSNTSTVTLKDGIYSLLSHNNLSIQNIRGQGYDGASNMRGEWNGLQALILKDCPYAYYIHCLAHRLQLALVAVSHEIVPIHHFFTKLSSVVNIVGASCKRNEELKRAQAADIEYMISIDELESGRGLNQIGTLQRPGDTRWSSRFRSVSNLITMFSATCSVLLNIIEDGTNAFQRGDADAAYEAMTSFEFVFILHLMKEIMAITDILCQALQSKSQDILHAMHLVSSTKALIQKFRDYGWITLLNQVKSFCEVRNIDIPEMNAQYVARQGRARRQEDNFTVAEHYRVNLFYAVIDCQLQELSSRFNEHAVQLLILSSALDPRECRESFRIGDVCQLADKFYPADFTDVDKMNLKIQLEHYEYNVVQHPEFKSLSTISDLSQWLVSTRKATIFPLVYRIIVLVLTLPVSTATTERSFSAMRIVKTRLRNKMEDEFLTDSLIMYIEREIAEKLSIESIVNEFRDMKERRIPF; encoded by the coding sequence ATGGCTGTAGTTTTGAGATTTGTTGACAAAGATGGTTTTGTGCGAGAACGTTTTTTTGGACTTGTTCATGTCTCTAACACTTCTACAGTGACTTTGAAAGATGGGATATACTCTCTACTGTCtcataataatttaagtattCAAAATATTCGAGGGCAAGGATATGATGGTGCAAGTAACATGCGGGGTGAGTGGAATGGTTTACAagctttaattttgaaagactGTCCATATGCTTACTACATTCATTGTTTGGCCCATCGACTGCAATTGGCTTTAGTTGCAGTATCTCATGAGATTGTTCCTATTCATCATTTCTTTACTAAACTGTCTTCGGTTGTGAATATTGTTGGTGCTTCTTGTAAGCGCAATGAAGAACTGAAACGTGCTCAAGCTGCTGACATTGAGTACATGATTTCCATTGATGAGCTTGAGAGTGGGAGAGGGCTTAATCAAATTGGCACTTTACAAAGGCCTGGGGATACTCGATGGAGTTCTCGCTTCAGGTCAGTCTCCAATTTAATAACAATGTTCAGTGCAACATGTTCTGTTCTACTTAATATCATTGAAGATGGCACTAATGCTTTCCAACGAGGAGATGCTGATGCTGCATATGAGGCAATGACTAGTTTTGAGTTTGTTTTTATCTTGCACCTCATGAAAGAAATTATGGCAATCACTGATATACTTTGCCAAGCTTTGCAATCTAAATCTCAAGATATTTTACATGCTATGCATCTTGTTTCATCAACTAAAGCACTTATACAGAAATTTAGAGATTATGGGTGGATTACTTTGCTTAACCAAGTGAAATCATTTTGTGAGGTTAGAAATATAGATATTCCAGAAATGAATGCTCAGTATGTTGCAAGACAAGGTCGAGCTCGGCGTCAAGAAGATAACTTCACTGTTGCTGAACATTATAgggtaaatttgttttatgctGTTATAGATTGCCAATTACAAGAGTTAAGTAGTCGATTTAATGAACATGCAGTGCAATTGCTTATACTTAGTTCAGCACTTGATCCTCGTGAATGTAGGGAGTCATTTAGAATTGGTGATGTTTGTCAATTGGCTGACAAGTTTTATCCAGCAGATTTTACAGACGttgataaaatgaatttaaaaatccaactTGAGCATTATGAGTATAATGTAGTTCAACATCCAGAGTTCAAAAGTTTGTCGACCATTTCTGACTTGAGCCAATGGTTGGTTAGTACTAGAAAAGCAACAATATTCCCCCTTGTCTATAGAATAATTGTTCTTGTGCTAACTCTTCCAGTGTCTACTGCAACTACAGAACGATCATTTTCGGCTATGCGTATAGTAAAGACAAGACTTCGCAATAAAATGGAGGATGAATTTCTTACAGATTCATTGATTATGTACATTGAAAGGGAAATTGcagaaaaattaagtattgAATCAATAGTCAACGAGTTTCGAGATATGAAAGAACGTCGTATTCCATTTTAA
- the LOC107177821 gene encoding uncharacterized protein LOC107177821 isoform X4, with protein MRGEWNGLQALILKDCPYAYYIHCLAHRLQLALVAVSHEIVPIHHFFTKLSSVVNIVGASCKRNEELKRAQAADIEYMISIDELESGRGLNQIGTLQRPGDTRWSSRFRSVSNLITMFSATCSVLLNIIEDGTNAFQRGDADAAYEAMTSFEFVFILHLMKEIMAITDILCQALQSKSQDILHAMHLVSSTKALIQKFRDYGWITLLNQVKSFCEVRNIDIPEMNAQYVARQGRARRQEDNFTVAEHYRVNLFYAVIDCQLQELSSRFNEHAVQLLILSSALDPRECRESFRIGDVCQLADKFYPADFTDVDKMNLKIQLEHYEYNVVQHPEFKSLSTISDLSQWLVSTRKATIFPLVYRIIVLVLTLPVSTATTERSFSAMRIVKTRLRNKMEDEFLTDSLIMYIEREIAEKLSIESIVNEFRDMKERRIPF; from the coding sequence ATGCGGGGTGAGTGGAATGGTTTACAagctttaattttgaaagactGTCCATATGCTTACTACATTCATTGTTTGGCCCATCGACTGCAATTGGCTTTAGTTGCAGTATCTCATGAGATTGTTCCTATTCATCATTTCTTTACTAAACTGTCTTCGGTTGTGAATATTGTTGGTGCTTCTTGTAAGCGCAATGAAGAACTGAAACGTGCTCAAGCTGCTGACATTGAGTACATGATTTCCATTGATGAGCTTGAGAGTGGGAGAGGGCTTAATCAAATTGGCACTTTACAAAGGCCTGGGGATACTCGATGGAGTTCTCGCTTCAGGTCAGTCTCCAATTTAATAACAATGTTCAGTGCAACATGTTCTGTTCTACTTAATATCATTGAAGATGGCACTAATGCTTTCCAACGAGGAGATGCTGATGCTGCATATGAGGCAATGACTAGTTTTGAGTTTGTTTTTATCTTGCACCTCATGAAAGAAATTATGGCAATCACTGATATACTTTGCCAAGCTTTGCAATCTAAATCTCAAGATATTTTACATGCTATGCATCTTGTTTCATCAACTAAAGCACTTATACAGAAATTTAGAGATTATGGGTGGATTACTTTGCTTAACCAAGTGAAATCATTTTGTGAGGTTAGAAATATAGATATTCCAGAAATGAATGCTCAGTATGTTGCAAGACAAGGTCGAGCTCGGCGTCAAGAAGATAACTTCACTGTTGCTGAACATTATAgggtaaatttgttttatgctGTTATAGATTGCCAATTACAAGAGTTAAGTAGTCGATTTAATGAACATGCAGTGCAATTGCTTATACTTAGTTCAGCACTTGATCCTCGTGAATGTAGGGAGTCATTTAGAATTGGTGATGTTTGTCAATTGGCTGACAAGTTTTATCCAGCAGATTTTACAGACGttgataaaatgaatttaaaaatccaactTGAGCATTATGAGTATAATGTAGTTCAACATCCAGAGTTCAAAAGTTTGTCGACCATTTCTGACTTGAGCCAATGGTTGGTTAGTACTAGAAAAGCAACAATATTCCCCCTTGTCTATAGAATAATTGTTCTTGTGCTAACTCTTCCAGTGTCTACTGCAACTACAGAACGATCATTTTCGGCTATGCGTATAGTAAAGACAAGACTTCGCAATAAAATGGAGGATGAATTTCTTACAGATTCATTGATTATGTACATTGAAAGGGAAATTGcagaaaaattaagtattgAATCAATAGTCAACGAGTTTCGAGATATGAAAGAACGTCGTATTCCATTTTAA
- the LOC107177821 gene encoding uncharacterized protein LOC107177821 isoform X3, which translates to MSKPSKIDQYFKRKNAEANTKSPNIENSQVSLTNSPNFRNPPLKAQRIETNPVITQLLERDPGLRPQIWVHDVNQRDEIRRAYIMAGPYQPRLSEYPKSGPEKHRRRFQSSWFDSFPSWLEYSPIKDAAFCLPCYLFNTPSAHPKCKAYTVNGFNVWRKVKDGKNCAFLNHVGKDPNSSHKKAEKSCEDLMRQSQHLPQRNEELKRAQAADIEYMISIDELESGRGLNQIGTLQRPGDTRWSSRFRNIDIPEMNAQYVARQGRARRQEDNFTVAEHYRVNLFYAVIDCQLQELSSRFNEHAVQLLILSSALDPRECRESFRIGDVCQLADKFYPADFTDVDKMNLKIQLEHYEYNVVQHPEFKSLSTISDLSQWLVSTRKATIFPLVYRIIVLVLTLPVSTATTERSFSAMRIVKTRLRNKMEDEFLTDSLIMYIEREIAEKLSIESIVNEFRDMKERRIPF; encoded by the exons ATGAGTAAGCCATCAAAAATTGATCAATacttcaaaaggaaaaatgcaGAAGCCAATACCAAATCtccaaatattgaaaattcaCAAGTCTCACTTACCAATTCaccaaattttagaaatcCACCTTTAAAAGCTCAAAGAATTGAGACAAATCCAGTTATTACTCAACTTTTGGAGCGTGATCCAGGGTTGCGTCCACAAATATGGGTTCATGATGTTAATCAACGGGATGAAATTCGTAGAGCATACATAATGGCCGGTCCATATCAACCAAGACTTTCAGAGTATCCCAAATCTGGACCAGAAAAGCACCGTCGTCGTTTTCAATCTTCATGGTTCGATTCTTTTCCTTCTTGGTTGGAATATTCACCTATAAAAGATGCTGCTTTTTGTCTACCATGTTATCTCTTTAATAcaccatctgcacatccaaaATGTAAGGCTTATACTGTTAATGGGTTTAATGTCTGGAGAAAGGTTAAAGATGGGAAAAATTGTGCCTTCCTTAATCATGTGGGAAAGGATCCGAATTCATCGCATAAAAAGGCTGAAAAATCATGTGAGGATTTGATGAGGCAATCTCAGCATCTGCCACAG CGCAATGAAGAACTGAAACGTGCTCAAGCTGCTGACATTGAGTACATGATTTCCATTGATGAGCTTGAGAGTGGGAGAGGGCTTAATCAAATTGGCACTTTACAAAGGCCTGGGGATACTCGATGGAGTTCTCGCTTCAG AAATATAGATATTCCAGAAATGAATGCTCAGTATGTTGCAAGACAAGGTCGAGCTCGGCGTCAAGAAGATAACTTCACTGTTGCTGAACATTATAgggtaaatttgttttatgctGTTATAGATTGCCAATTACAAGAGTTAAGTAGTCGATTTAATGAACATGCAGTGCAATTGCTTATACTTAGTTCAGCACTTGATCCTCGTGAATGTAGGGAGTCATTTAGAATTGGTGATGTTTGTCAATTGGCTGACAAGTTTTATCCAGCAGATTTTACAGACGttgataaaatgaatttaaaaatccaactTGAGCATTATGAGTATAATGTAGTTCAACATCCAGAGTTCAAAAGTTTGTCGACCATTTCTGACTTGAGCCAATGGTTGGTTAGTACTAGAAAAGCAACAATATTCCCCCTTGTCTATAGAATAATTGTTCTTGTGCTAACTCTTCCAGTGTCTACTGCAACTACAGAACGATCATTTTCGGCTATGCGTATAGTAAAGACAAGACTTCGCAATAAAATGGAGGATGAATTTCTTACAGATTCATTGATTATGTACATTGAAAGGGAAATTGcagaaaaattaagtattgAATCAATAGTCAACGAGTTTCGAGATATGAAAGAACGTCGTATTCCATTTTAA